A genomic stretch from Flavobacterium humidisoli includes:
- a CDS encoding HAD family hydrolase, translating to MLHKTKIPNLKVIAFDADDTLFVNEPYFEETEHKFCALMEDYLSHQGISQELFKIEIANLPLYGYGIKGYILSMIEAAMNISNNTIPVEVIEKIIQYGKELLEKPIELLDGIEETLEALKGKYKLVVATKGDLKDQHSKLHRSGLGHYFHHIEVMSDKQEIDYQKLLGRLDIQAHEFLMIGNSLKSDVLPVLGIGGYAVHIPFHTTWEHEKINHTIEHEHFSSFETIAEVVPNLL from the coding sequence ATGTTACATAAAACTAAAATACCAAACTTAAAAGTAATCGCATTTGATGCCGATGATACTTTGTTTGTAAACGAACCTTATTTCGAGGAAACCGAACATAAATTTTGCGCTTTGATGGAAGATTATCTTTCACATCAAGGCATTTCGCAGGAATTATTCAAAATAGAAATTGCCAATCTGCCTTTGTATGGATATGGAATCAAAGGATACATTCTTTCGATGATTGAAGCTGCGATGAATATTTCAAACAATACCATTCCGGTTGAAGTAATCGAAAAAATCATTCAATACGGAAAAGAATTACTGGAAAAACCAATCGAATTGCTGGACGGAATTGAAGAAACCCTTGAAGCTTTAAAAGGAAAATACAAATTGGTCGTTGCTACAAAAGGCGATTTGAAAGACCAGCACAGCAAATTGCATCGTTCTGGTTTGGGTCATTATTTTCATCATATCGAAGTAATGTCAGACAAACAGGAAATCGATTATCAAAAATTGCTTGGCCGTTTAGACATTCAGGCGCATGAGTTTTTGATGATCGGAAATTCATTAAAATCAGACGTTCTTCCTGTTTTAGGAATTGGCGGTTATGCCGTTCATATTCCGTTTCACACTACTTGGGAACACGAAAAAATTAATCATACTATAGAACACGAGCATTTTAGTTCATTTGAAACTATTGCAGAAGTGGTTCCGAATTTATTATAA
- a CDS encoding OmpA family protein: MKKIVMTLAFALALTGVHAQTENNSSYNKWSVELAGGLTKPQRSFSAGYSTSTPSPWVGEVGVRYMFNNKFGLKADFGYNSFTSKSNSIDFDSKNYRVDLQAVANLGRIMNFETWTNTLGLLGHAGFGYGQLRSDNFKGADEVGNFIAGVTGQIKLSNRVALTGDFSTILNASQDHTFDGAYVAQNRGFSGLIFNGTIGLNVYLGKNAKHADWTVTSSEGNNVDISALENKVADLEAEIKKIPAQKEVVVEKQISAPQATDNELIRRMINDKYYSVYFDFNKTTPIENSTAAIDVVLNYLRKNPSASLDLVGYADQVGKAEYNEKLSYTRATNVKTIFEKAGIASSRLNVVANGADTSIQKDSDEARRLARRVTFIVK, from the coding sequence ATGAAAAAAATTGTAATGACTCTTGCATTTGCCCTGGCTTTAACAGGAGTACATGCGCAAACAGAAAACAATAGCAGCTATAATAAGTGGTCTGTAGAATTAGCTGGCGGACTAACTAAACCTCAACGTTCATTTTCAGCAGGTTACTCAACAAGTACTCCAAGTCCTTGGGTTGGTGAAGTAGGGGTTCGTTATATGTTCAACAACAAATTTGGTTTAAAGGCCGATTTTGGATACAACAGTTTTACTTCAAAAAGCAACTCTATCGATTTTGATTCAAAAAACTACAGAGTAGATTTACAAGCTGTTGCTAACTTAGGCCGTATCATGAATTTTGAAACATGGACAAACACTTTAGGCTTATTAGGACATGCTGGTTTTGGTTATGGTCAATTAAGAAGTGACAACTTTAAAGGAGCAGATGAAGTGGGTAACTTTATTGCCGGTGTAACTGGACAAATAAAATTATCAAACAGAGTTGCTTTAACTGGTGATTTCTCTACTATTTTGAATGCATCGCAAGATCATACTTTTGACGGAGCTTATGTAGCTCAAAACAGAGGTTTCTCAGGATTGATTTTTAACGGTACAATTGGTTTAAATGTGTACTTAGGAAAAAATGCAAAACATGCAGACTGGACTGTAACTTCAAGTGAAGGTAACAATGTGGATATTTCTGCTTTAGAAAACAAAGTGGCAGATCTTGAAGCAGAAATCAAAAAAATACCTGCACAAAAAGAAGTAGTTGTTGAAAAACAAATAAGCGCTCCTCAGGCAACTGATAATGAATTAATCAGAAGAATGATTAATGACAAATATTACAGTGTTTATTTTGATTTCAATAAAACAACTCCAATCGAGAACTCAACAGCTGCAATTGACGTTGTGTTAAATTACTTAAGAAAAAACCCTTCTGCATCTCTAGACCTTGTTGGTTATGCTGACCAAGTTGGAAAAGCTGAGTACAATGAAAAATTATCTTATACTAGAGCTACTAACGTAAAAACAATTTTCGAAAAAGCTGGAATCGCTTCTTCTCGATTAAATGTTGTTGCAAATGGTGCAGATACATCAATTCAAAAAGATTCTGACGAAGCTAGAAGATTAGCTAGACGAGTTACTTTTATTGTAAAATAA
- a CDS encoding DMT family transporter, with the protein MKLTKPRLALICGILCISIFPILVKLRLTPGLISAFYRMFFAVILLLPYVIFSGNFKLPKLKFALLAVLCGVLFSSDVAVWNIAIQESSATQASLLTNLSPVWVGVGSFFFLKAKPATNFWIGTLVALFGMITLVGFEFFIDLNFDKAFLFAVLSGILYSIYLLVSKNVLSEVDVLSFMTISLMASSVYLGILCYSLNEPFTGFTDMGWLVLVLQAVICQLCAWLSISYATQHMRATRVSLSLLSQAVITSILAWLFLEEQITLQMVFGGIVLLFGIRITFYDKTISLKRLFSKN; encoded by the coding sequence TATACTCTGCATATCTATTTTCCCGATATTGGTAAAATTACGTTTAACACCAGGATTGATTTCGGCTTTTTACCGAATGTTTTTTGCTGTGATTCTCCTTTTGCCTTATGTTATTTTTAGCGGAAACTTTAAACTCCCAAAACTAAAATTTGCTCTTTTGGCGGTACTTTGCGGTGTTTTATTCTCGTCTGATGTAGCAGTTTGGAATATCGCCATTCAGGAATCAAGCGCGACTCAGGCTTCTTTGTTGACTAATTTATCTCCAGTTTGGGTTGGTGTTGGTTCTTTCTTTTTTCTGAAAGCAAAACCTGCCACAAATTTCTGGATCGGAACATTAGTCGCTCTATTCGGAATGATAACTTTAGTTGGTTTTGAGTTTTTTATCGATTTGAACTTTGATAAAGCATTTCTTTTTGCCGTTTTATCTGGAATTCTATATTCTATTTATCTGTTGGTCAGCAAAAATGTACTTTCCGAGGTTGACGTTTTATCGTTTATGACGATCAGTCTAATGGCTTCAAGCGTTTATTTGGGAATTTTATGTTATTCATTAAATGAACCTTTCACAGGATTTACAGATATGGGCTGGCTTGTTTTGGTGCTTCAAGCCGTAATTTGTCAATTATGTGCTTGGCTTTCGATTAGTTATGCCACACAACACATGCGCGCGACGAGAGTTTCGTTAAGTTTATTGAGTCAAGCTGTAATTACATCGATTTTAGCTTGGTTGTTTTTGGAAGAACAAATAACTTTACAAATGGTTTTCGGCGGAATCGTTTTACTTTTCGGAATCCGAATTACTTTTTACGATAAAACTATTTCTTTAAAAAGGCTTTTTTCTAAGAATTAG
- a CDS encoding chloramphenicol acetyltransferase, whose protein sequence is MKTLLDLENWNRKEHFAHFKQMEEPFFGATVEIDCTKAYQTAKSINASFFIFYLHKTLAAVNAIENFKYRISEDKIYINDQIDASATIGREDGTFGFSLIEYHPDFKTFEQIALTEIERIQNTTGLFTRSFDDDNLIHFSAIPWLNFSSITHARSFTYPDSCPKISFGKMMVSETGKRTMSMAVYVHHGLMDGMHVGQFVDLFQELMNQ, encoded by the coding sequence ATGAAAACACTTTTAGACCTAGAAAATTGGAATAGAAAAGAGCACTTTGCCCATTTTAAACAAATGGAAGAACCTTTTTTTGGTGCCACTGTAGAAATCGACTGTACCAAAGCATATCAAACCGCAAAAAGTATAAATGCTTCTTTCTTTATTTTCTATTTGCATAAAACTTTGGCTGCAGTAAATGCCATTGAAAATTTTAAATATCGAATTTCAGAAGACAAAATATACATTAACGATCAAATTGATGCATCGGCGACAATTGGTCGTGAAGATGGCACTTTCGGATTTTCTTTAATTGAATATCACCCAGATTTTAAAACATTTGAGCAAATTGCATTAACCGAAATCGAACGCATTCAAAATACAACCGGACTTTTCACGAGATCTTTTGATGATGATAATCTAATTCATTTTTCGGCAATTCCGTGGCTGAATTTTAGTTCTATAACCCATGCGCGCAGTTTTACCTATCCAGACAGCTGTCCTAAAATTTCGTTTGGCAAAATGATGGTTTCCGAAACTGGAAAAAGAACCATGTCGATGGCCGTTTATGTTCATCATGGTTTAATGGACGGAATGCATGTTGGTCAGTTTGTAGATCTTTTTCAAGAGCTTATGAATCAATAA